A part of Acidimicrobiales bacterium genomic DNA contains:
- a CDS encoding DUF222 domain-containing protein — protein MQGELQRLEDLLYDDDVAEARARLGCDHVGSAELARTPAQRRADALVRMAERSRAAPAGGRRPEPLITVVVGLEDFAGGLCRLDDGTVLGRGQWLPLLERADIESIVFDSARRALSVSVRERFFTGRLRRDPGARRPLPAPVGLRRARRPLPGRPHRALGGRRAHRRTTVGCCAAPHNRARTARPRSRPPPRAA, from the coding sequence GTGCAGGGCGAGCTCCAGCGTCTGGAGGACCTGCTGTACGACGACGACGTGGCCGAGGCCCGCGCCCGGTTGGGCTGCGACCACGTGGGGTCGGCCGAGCTGGCCCGCACCCCGGCCCAGCGGCGGGCCGATGCTCTGGTGCGCATGGCCGAGCGGTCCCGCGCCGCGCCGGCCGGTGGCCGCCGGCCGGAGCCGCTGATCACCGTGGTGGTCGGCCTGGAGGACTTCGCCGGCGGGTTGTGCCGGCTGGACGACGGCACGGTGCTCGGCCGGGGCCAGTGGCTGCCCCTGTTGGAGCGGGCCGACATCGAGTCGATCGTGTTCGACTCGGCCCGGCGGGCCCTGTCGGTGAGCGTCCGCGAGCGGTTCTTCACCGGGCGGCTGCGCCGTGATCCAGGTGCGCGACGGCCACTGCCGGCACCCGTCGGGCTGCGACGTGCCCGCCGGCCGCTGCCAGGTCGACCACATCGTGCCCTGGGAGGCCGGCGGGCCCACCGCAGGACAACGGTCGGCTGCTGTGCGGCCCCGCACAACCGGGCCCGCACCGCACGCCCCAGATCGCGGCCCCCACCCCGAGCCGCCTGA
- a CDS encoding SH3 domain-containing protein → MTLAWVRLGADELGALRAVLALPGRPGAPLPAAPAPPQPAAVLARAGLQVDGVLDGALRALADPARTVEVVANRSGRRAWSSLTVAVDAQGRVGVGGGTAAAFELAGAASRDDVAAGLAGRVGVEGDAPAEPLGRLTVAGVTALLAGADALTAARLRQQLARDVDAGPPRLTPELLDQQVAAGRQAADTRWAVTAGSPLVPGGLVTDPAALAAGLDELHRGGWLADGAPAAGPARRAWGALGGLRLAARLRWTAPPSALVLGLLGSGARTLVLRWQDAPGGPLADVALAGAVAVTGAIAAFLAAPPAPVPAAAPAPVPVQPPPPTGPPVWLPTAVVGPNALEARLVADPNRPADANLPPGQPVRVLQWNGAWAQVEAENGWRGWVDGRQLTALPPTSP, encoded by the coding sequence GTGACGCTGGCGTGGGTGCGGCTGGGCGCCGACGAGCTGGGTGCCCTGCGGGCGGTCCTCGCCCTGCCCGGCCGGCCGGGTGCGCCCCTGCCGGCGGCCCCGGCACCCCCGCAGCCGGCGGCGGTGCTGGCCCGGGCCGGCCTGCAGGTCGACGGCGTGCTCGACGGCGCCCTGCGCGCCCTGGCCGACCCGGCGCGCACCGTGGAGGTCGTGGCCAACCGGTCGGGCCGGCGGGCCTGGTCATCGCTCACGGTGGCCGTCGACGCCCAGGGCCGCGTGGGCGTCGGGGGTGGGACGGCCGCCGCCTTCGAGCTGGCCGGCGCCGCGAGCCGCGACGACGTCGCGGCCGGGTTGGCGGGCCGGGTCGGGGTGGAGGGCGACGCCCCGGCCGAGCCGCTGGGCCGGCTGACCGTGGCCGGCGTCACCGCCCTGCTGGCCGGCGCCGACGCCCTCACCGCGGCCCGGCTGCGCCAGCAGCTCGCCCGCGACGTCGATGCCGGCCCACCCCGCCTGACCCCGGAGCTGCTCGACCAGCAGGTGGCGGCCGGGCGCCAGGCGGCCGACACCCGCTGGGCGGTCACCGCGGGCTCGCCCCTGGTGCCGGGCGGGCTGGTCACCGACCCGGCGGCCCTGGCGGCCGGGCTCGACGAGCTGCACCGTGGCGGATGGCTGGCCGACGGCGCCCCCGCCGCCGGCCCGGCCCGCCGGGCGTGGGGCGCACTGGGCGGCCTGCGGCTGGCGGCCCGCCTGCGCTGGACGGCGCCCCCCAGTGCCCTGGTGCTCGGCCTGCTCGGCTCGGGAGCGCGGACGCTGGTGCTGCGCTGGCAGGACGCGCCGGGCGGGCCGCTCGCCGACGTCGCCCTGGCCGGGGCGGTCGCGGTCACCGGGGCGATCGCCGCCTTCCTGGCCGCCCCGCCCGCACCCGTACCCGCAGCCGCACCCGCACCGGTGCCGGTGCAGCCGCCGCCGCCGACCGGCCCGCCGGTGTGGCTCCCCACCGCCGTGGTCGGCCCCAACGCGCTGGAGGCCAGGCTGGTCGCCGACCCCAACCGGCCCGCCGACGCCAACCTGCCGCCCGGGCAACCCGTCCGGGTGCTCCAGTGGAACGGGGCCTGGGCTCAGGTCGAGGCCGAGAACGGCTGGCGGGGCTGGGTCGACGGCCGCCAGCTCACGGCCCTGCCGCCCACCTCACCCTGA
- a CDS encoding DUF222 domain-containing protein, giving the protein MAGRTAKAQVRRGRHLRDLPLVGEAFEAGEIGADHVDVFVRLHTPEHEEALARDEAVLVGQARSLRFAQFEQAVAYWLLRVDADGEAERARRERDGRFVSLVRTFGGSFDLRGRLDAVWGTAVQGELQRLEDLLYDDDVAEARARLGCDEVGSAELARTAAQRRADALVRMAERSRAAPAGGRRPEPLITVVVGLEDFAGGLCRLDDGTVLGRGQWLPLLERADIESIVFDSARRALSVSVRERFFTGALRRVIQVRDGHCRHPSGCDVPAGRCQVDHIVPWEAGGPTTQDNGRLLCGPHNRARTARPRSRPPPRAA; this is encoded by the coding sequence GTGGCCGGGCGCACGGCCAAGGCCCAGGTGCGCCGGGGCCGGCATCTGCGTGACCTGCCGTTGGTGGGGGAGGCGTTCGAGGCGGGGGAGATCGGCGCCGACCATGTGGACGTGTTCGTGCGGTTGCACACCCCTGAGCACGAGGAGGCCCTGGCCCGCGACGAGGCGGTGCTGGTGGGTCAGGCCCGGTCGTTGCGGTTCGCGCAGTTCGAGCAGGCGGTGGCCTACTGGCTGTTGCGGGTGGACGCCGACGGTGAGGCCGAGCGGGCCCGACGCGAGCGCGACGGGCGCTTCGTGAGCCTGGTGCGCACGTTCGGGGGGAGCTTCGATCTGCGGGGCCGGCTGGACGCGGTGTGGGGCACCGCGGTGCAGGGCGAGCTGCAGCGTCTGGAGGACCTGCTGTACGACGACGACGTGGCCGAGGCCCGCGCCCGGTTGGGCTGCGACGAGGTGGGGTCGGCCGAGCTGGCCCGCACGGCGGCCCAGCGGCGGGCCGATGCTCTGGTGCGCATGGCCGAGCGGTCCCGCGCCGCGCCGGCCGGTGGCCGCCGGCCGGAGCCGCTGATCACCGTGGTGGTGGGCTTGGAGGACTTCGCTGGGGGGTTGTGCCGGCTGGATGACGGCACGGTGCTCGGCCGGGGCCAGTGGCTGCCCCTGTTGGAGCGGGCCGACATCGAGTCGATCGTGTTCGACTCGGCCCGGCGGGCCCTGTCGGTGAGCGTCCGCGAGCGGTTCTTCACCGGGGCGCTGCGCCGGGTGATCCAGGTGCGCGACGGCCACTGTCGGCACCCGTCGGGCTGCGACGTGCCCGCCGGCCGCTGCCAGGTCGACCACATCGTGCCGTGGGAGGCCGGCGGGCCCACCACCCAGGACAACGGTCGGCTCCTGTGCGGCCCCCACAACCGGGCCCGCACCGCCCGCCCCAGATCGCGGCCCCCACCCCGAGCCGCCTGA
- a CDS encoding type II toxin-antitoxin system prevent-host-death family antitoxin, with protein MRTIGVRELREHASRWLTLVRAGERITVTDRGRPVAQLVPLVEGGLEQLVADGLASPAGADLLDALAAAGGPTAGAPLSDRLAELRADER; from the coding sequence ATGAGGACGATCGGGGTGCGGGAGCTGCGCGAGCACGCCAGCCGCTGGCTGACGCTGGTGCGCGCCGGCGAGCGCATCACCGTCACCGACCGCGGCCGGCCCGTGGCCCAGCTGGTGCCGCTGGTCGAGGGAGGCCTCGAGCAGCTCGTGGCCGACGGCCTGGCCTCGCCGGCCGGGGCCGACCTGCTCGACGCGCTGGCCGCCGCGGGCGGCCCCACGGCGGGGGCGCCGCTGTCGGATCGGCTGGCCGAGCTCCGCGCCGATGAGCGCTGA
- a CDS encoding sensor domain-containing diguanylate cyclase codes for MTPPDCDGAADGPGRPDPQHLEELLERAVARTGGVVGGGPAAPLAEAMLALADDESWMLVDLAGAQRYTLGPPGGLLGWADKPSGVLERLHPDDLAEVSAALPAALAQPEVVHRVRARVRDAAGEFRWVELTMWSRLDDPAIAGLVVRTRLVAPPDDAELLLGSSLVDLLPTPVLAAAPNGRVAAANPAAVELLGRDAAALAGTGWLDAFEPAARPALIDAARVAQWQGEPTRVDARCGDLDLSVAFAAQGPAPPHGWIATVEDHTQHTQVARELAVAAGVDPLTGLLNRRSSIDALGRLLADDRPTAVLFCDLDGFKAVNDTLGHHAGDVALTQVAVRLSAAVRAADQVGRWGGDEFVVLCPDTPEAQAEAVAERLRVAMAEPLQLGDHRFTVGVSVGAAAAQGAGIDPATLLDRADRAMYEHKQRPAPRG; via the coding sequence GTGACCCCGCCCGACTGCGACGGCGCGGCCGACGGCCCCGGCCGGCCCGATCCGCAGCACCTGGAGGAGCTCCTCGAGCGGGCGGTGGCGCGCACCGGCGGCGTGGTCGGCGGCGGCCCGGCGGCCCCGCTGGCCGAGGCCATGCTGGCCCTGGCCGACGACGAGTCGTGGATGCTGGTCGACCTGGCCGGCGCCCAGCGCTACACGCTCGGCCCGCCCGGCGGGCTGCTGGGCTGGGCCGACAAGCCCAGCGGCGTCCTCGAGCGGCTCCACCCCGACGACCTGGCCGAGGTCAGCGCGGCCCTGCCGGCGGCCCTCGCCCAGCCCGAGGTGGTGCACCGCGTGCGGGCCCGGGTGCGCGACGCAGCCGGCGAGTTTCGCTGGGTGGAGCTGACGATGTGGAGCCGCCTGGACGACCCGGCCATCGCCGGGCTGGTGGTGCGCACCCGGCTGGTGGCACCGCCCGACGACGCCGAGCTGCTGCTCGGGTCGAGCCTGGTCGACCTGCTGCCCACGCCGGTGCTGGCCGCCGCGCCCAACGGGCGGGTGGCGGCGGCCAACCCGGCGGCGGTCGAGCTGCTGGGCCGCGACGCCGCCGCCCTGGCCGGCACCGGCTGGCTCGACGCCTTCGAACCGGCCGCCCGGCCCGCGCTCATCGACGCCGCCCGTGTCGCCCAGTGGCAGGGCGAGCCGACGCGGGTCGACGCCCGCTGCGGCGATCTCGACCTCTCCGTCGCCTTCGCGGCCCAGGGCCCCGCCCCGCCCCACGGGTGGATCGCCACCGTCGAGGACCACACCCAGCACACCCAGGTGGCCCGCGAGCTGGCGGTGGCGGCCGGCGTCGATCCGCTCACCGGGCTGCTGAACCGGCGCTCGTCGATCGACGCCCTGGGCCGGCTCCTCGCCGACGACCGGCCCACCGCCGTGCTGTTCTGCGACCTCGACGGCTTCAAGGCCGTGAACGACACCCTCGGCCACCACGCCGGCGACGTGGCCCTCACCCAGGTGGCCGTCCGCCTGTCGGCGGCGGTGCGAGCCGCCGACCAGGTGGGCCGCTGGGGCGGCGACGAGTTCGTGGTGCTGTGCCCCGACACCCCCGAGGCCCAGGCCGAGGCCGTGGCCGAGCGCCTCCGGGTCGCCATGGCCGAGCCCCTGCAGCTCGGTGACCACCGGTTCACGGTGGGCGTGAGCGTGGGCGCGGCCGCGGCCCAGGGCGCCGGCATCGACCCGGCCACCCTGCTCGACCGGGCCGACCGGGCCATGTACGAGCACAAGCAGCGGCCGGCCCCTCGCGGCTGA
- a CDS encoding mismatch-specific DNA-glycosylase translates to MPTRAELERFRGATVDDLLGPGLRLLFVGINPGLWTAAVNAHFARPGNRFWPALHLAGVTPRRIDASEGMRPADAALLTAAGVGITNLVRVATARADELTADQLRAGADDLRATVRRVRPAVVAVLGLTAYRVAFRQPKATAGRQPELLEGAELWVLGNPSGLNAHETPASLAASFRLVAEAAGVPLSAG, encoded by the coding sequence GTGCCCACCCGCGCCGAGCTCGAGCGGTTCCGCGGCGCGACCGTCGACGACCTGCTCGGCCCGGGCCTGCGGCTGCTGTTCGTGGGCATCAACCCGGGGCTGTGGACGGCCGCGGTCAACGCCCACTTCGCCCGGCCCGGCAACCGCTTCTGGCCGGCCCTGCACCTCGCCGGGGTCACGCCCCGGCGCATCGACGCCTCCGAAGGGATGCGCCCGGCCGACGCCGCGCTGCTCACCGCGGCCGGCGTGGGCATCACCAACCTGGTGCGGGTGGCCACGGCCCGGGCCGACGAGCTCACGGCCGACCAGCTGCGGGCCGGCGCCGACGACCTGCGGGCCACGGTGCGCCGGGTGCGGCCCGCGGTGGTGGCCGTGCTGGGCCTCACCGCCTACCGGGTGGCCTTCCGCCAGCCGAAGGCCACCGCCGGGCGCCAGCCCGAGCTGCTCGAGGGGGCCGAGCTGTGGGTGCTGGGCAACCCGAGCGGCCTGAACGCCCACGAGACGCCGGCGTCGCTGGCCGCGTCGTTCCGGCTGGTGGCCGAGGCCGCCGGGGTGCCGCTGAGCGCCGGGTGA
- a CDS encoding saccharopine dehydrogenase NADP-binding domain-containing protein: MGRDYDVVLFGPTGVTGREVARYLSRRAPAVGLRWAAAGRDRARVEAALRAVGATPDGLLYADVGDAASIDALARSATVVANLVGPYAAYGEPVYEACARHGTHQVDLSGETDWVLEMIGRHGDAAVASGARLVPTCGFEALPFDLAALVAARAAHARHGRPVVDVDAAVSIRSDLRPGGVSDVVSGGTFGSLVGMIRRGPGRAVRDPHLLDPPGPGPGATTDRAGYRLRPRRHAGTGAWLAPLLPAPFLNPAVVHRSAALLRAEGDPTFAPSFRYREGTVVASMLPERAGPMAPALAAALSGTQAAIGLAARAPGVARRPIADVLERIGPKPGDGPGADTLDAWDYRIDARATTDGGGTADVVLRAVGHPGYKSTATMVGEAALILADPSAPVPDRAGFLTPATALGPDVVERFSAAGVTVTDSAPA, encoded by the coding sequence ATGGGCAGGGACTACGACGTGGTGCTGTTCGGGCCGACCGGCGTCACCGGTCGGGAGGTGGCGCGCTACCTGTCGCGCCGGGCGCCGGCGGTGGGGCTGCGCTGGGCCGCGGCCGGCCGCGACCGGGCCCGGGTGGAGGCGGCGCTGCGGGCGGTGGGCGCCACCCCCGACGGGCTGCTGTACGCCGACGTAGGCGACGCCGCCTCCATCGACGCCCTCGCCCGCTCGGCCACCGTGGTCGCCAACCTGGTCGGCCCCTACGCGGCCTACGGCGAGCCGGTGTACGAGGCCTGCGCCCGCCACGGCACCCACCAGGTCGACCTGAGCGGCGAGACCGACTGGGTGCTGGAGATGATCGGCCGCCACGGCGACGCCGCGGTGGCATCGGGGGCGCGCCTGGTGCCCACCTGCGGGTTCGAGGCCCTGCCCTTCGACCTGGCCGCGCTGGTGGCGGCGCGCGCCGCCCACGCCCGCCACGGCCGGCCCGTGGTCGACGTGGACGCGGCGGTGTCGATACGCAGCGACCTGCGCCCCGGCGGGGTGAGCGACGTCGTGTCGGGCGGCACGTTCGGGAGCCTGGTGGGCATGATCCGCCGGGGACCCGGCCGGGCCGTGCGCGACCCCCACCTGCTCGACCCGCCCGGGCCCGGACCGGGGGCGACGACCGACCGGGCCGGCTACCGGCTGCGGCCCCGCCGCCACGCCGGCACCGGCGCCTGGCTGGCCCCCCTGCTCCCGGCGCCGTTCCTGAACCCGGCGGTGGTCCACCGCAGCGCCGCCCTGCTGCGCGCCGAGGGCGACCCGACGTTCGCCCCCTCGTTCCGCTACCGGGAGGGCACCGTGGTGGCGAGCATGCTGCCCGAGCGGGCCGGCCCGATGGCGCCGGCGCTGGCCGCCGCCCTGTCGGGCACGCAGGCCGCCATCGGCCTGGCCGCCCGGGCGCCCGGCGTCGCCCGCCGGCCCATCGCCGACGTGCTGGAGCGGATCGGGCCCAAACCGGGCGATGGCCCCGGCGCCGACACGCTCGACGCCTGGGACTACCGGATCGACGCCCGGGCCACCACCGACGGCGGGGGCACCGCCGACGTGGTGCTCCGGGCGGTCGGCCACCCCGGCTACAAGTCGACCGCCACCATGGTCGGCGAGGCCGCCCTGATCCTGGCCGACCCGTCGGCCCCGGTGCCCGACCGGGCCGGGTTCCTCACCCCCGCCACCGCGCTGGGGCCCGACGTGGTCGAGCGGTTCTCGGCCGCCGGCGTCACGGTCACGGACTCGGCGCCGGCATGA
- a CDS encoding PaaI family thioesterase, translating to MSDATPGAGFLRAWAQPPPGRLIGRGHPAGDFLEAWAWDLLEEGPGLLRVELGLPDHVKNPRGQLFGGFTPTYVDLVALFTVRAGRPREVPTTWLATTNMRIDYFEPITGPRFVIESVREKERGRTAMVATRFFQDGELAVFALTTLREVPLDRPLGDA from the coding sequence ATGAGCGACGCCACCCCGGGCGCCGGGTTCCTCCGGGCCTGGGCCCAGCCGCCGCCGGGACGCCTGATCGGACGGGGCCACCCGGCCGGCGACTTCCTCGAGGCCTGGGCCTGGGACCTGCTGGAGGAGGGCCCCGGCCTGCTCCGCGTCGAGCTCGGGCTGCCCGACCACGTGAAGAACCCCCGGGGGCAGCTGTTCGGCGGGTTCACGCCCACGTACGTCGACCTGGTCGCCCTGTTCACGGTGCGGGCCGGCCGGCCCCGCGAGGTGCCCACCACCTGGCTGGCCACCACCAACATGCGCATCGACTACTTCGAGCCGATCACCGGCCCCCGCTTCGTGATCGAGAGCGTCCGGGAGAAAGAGCGGGGCCGCACCGCCATGGTGGCCACCCGCTTCTTCCAGGACGGCGAGCTGGCCGTGTTCGCCCTCACCACCCTGCGCGAGGTGCCCCTCGACCGCCCGCTGGGCGACGCGTAG
- a CDS encoding 4Fe-4S binding protein, giving the protein MGHVAATLDPDYALLQQRLDRQVTGAPDSPTFQRILHLLFTPDEAVLARHIPQLIGVPELAARVGRPVDEVDAMIDGMAAKGLVVDLEDHGRRVVSLAPVVIGFYEFTFMRTRDDAPMEELAHLFDHYWAEGDLPRSIFRANTQIGRSLVREEALPAELPTEVLPYERATEIVGTASAVAVSLCPCRHHARLAGHGCDAPLRTCLTLNAAAEALVRSGLAEPISNDEGLAILAECKAAGLAQTGDNVKHDVTYICNCCGCCCGMMRSIKRFGLPHAIVSSNWIAEIDHTRCKGCGRCVKACPVGALHLEPTHGEGLRRNWAVLDTDACLGCGVCHEQCRNEAHAMVPRERRVFTPETTFDRVAAMAIERGKLGDLLVDQLEGAGAHAVARVLHVLEQTPPARALVAIEPLRSTFLRLMVAAMSRSGAPEGAPV; this is encoded by the coding sequence ATGGGGCACGTCGCCGCCACCCTCGACCCCGACTACGCGCTCCTCCAGCAGCGCCTCGACCGCCAGGTCACCGGCGCGCCCGACTCGCCCACGTTCCAGCGGATCCTGCACCTCCTCTTCACCCCGGACGAGGCGGTGCTGGCCCGCCACATCCCCCAGCTCATCGGCGTGCCCGAGCTGGCCGCCCGGGTCGGCCGGCCCGTCGACGAGGTCGACGCCATGATCGACGGCATGGCCGCCAAGGGCCTGGTCGTCGACCTCGAGGACCACGGCCGCCGGGTCGTGTCGCTGGCCCCGGTGGTGATCGGCTTCTACGAGTTCACCTTCATGCGCACCCGCGACGACGCCCCCATGGAGGAGCTGGCCCACCTGTTCGACCACTACTGGGCCGAGGGCGACCTGCCCCGCTCCATCTTCCGGGCCAACACCCAGATCGGCCGCTCCCTCGTGAGGGAGGAGGCCCTGCCGGCCGAGCTCCCCACCGAGGTCCTCCCCTACGAGCGGGCCACCGAGATCGTGGGCACCGCCAGCGCGGTGGCGGTGTCGCTGTGCCCGTGCCGCCACCACGCCCGCCTGGCCGGCCACGGGTGCGACGCCCCGCTGCGCACCTGCCTGACGCTCAACGCCGCGGCCGAGGCCCTGGTGCGGTCCGGCCTGGCCGAGCCGATCAGCAACGACGAGGGCCTGGCGATCCTGGCCGAGTGCAAGGCGGCCGGGCTGGCCCAGACGGGCGACAACGTCAAGCACGACGTCACGTACATCTGCAACTGCTGCGGCTGCTGCTGCGGGATGATGCGCTCGATCAAGCGGTTCGGCCTCCCCCACGCCATCGTGAGCTCCAACTGGATCGCCGAGATCGACCACACCCGCTGCAAGGGCTGCGGCAGGTGCGTGAAGGCCTGCCCGGTCGGCGCCCTGCACCTCGAGCCCACCCACGGCGAGGGGCTGCGCAGGAACTGGGCGGTGCTCGACACCGACGCCTGCCTGGGCTGCGGGGTGTGCCACGAGCAGTGCCGCAACGAGGCCCACGCCATGGTGCCGAGGGAGCGGCGGGTGTTCACCCCGGAGACCACCTTCGACCGGGTCGCGGCCATGGCCATCGAGCGGGGCAAGCTGGGCGACCTGCTCGTCGACCAGCTCGAGGGCGCGGGCGCCCACGCCGTGGCCCGGGTGCTGCACGTGCTGGAGCAGACGCCGCCGGCCCGGGCCCTGGTGGCCATCGAGCCGCTGCGCTCCACGTTCCTGCGCCTGATGGTGGCGGCCATGAGCCGCTCCGGCGCGCCCGAGGGCGCCCCCGTCTGA
- a CDS encoding LysM peptidoglycan-binding domain-containing protein: MAADPGPRPAEATTVPSRAPRLLAVAVGAALALTVLAGCGGDDDAATTTAPSTTTTTAPATTTTAPPVTYVVQAGDSLSAIAERLGTTVAEIVAANGLTNPDQIAEGQVLVIPPSTTTTAPPAPTAPAASAPAPPTTAAP, encoded by the coding sequence GTGGCCGCCGACCCCGGACCTCGACCTGCGGAGGCGACCACCGTGCCGAGCCGAGCCCCCCGCCTCCTCGCCGTCGCCGTGGGAGCGGCGCTGGCCCTCACCGTCCTGGCGGGCTGCGGCGGTGACGACGACGCGGCCACGACCACCGCCCCCTCCACCACCACGACCACCGCTCCCGCCACGACCACGACCGCACCGCCGGTCACGTACGTGGTGCAGGCCGGTGACTCGCTGTCGGCCATCGCCGAGCGGCTCGGCACCACGGTGGCCGAGATCGTGGCCGCCAACGGGCTCACGAACCCCGACCAGATCGCCGAGGGCCAGGTGCTGGTGATCCCGCCCAGCACCACCACGACCGCGCCGCCGGCCCCGACCGCGCCGGCCGCGTCAGCCCCGGCCCCGCCCACCACCGCCGCGCCGTAG
- a CDS encoding ABC transporter ATP-binding protein: protein MAVAVGSAMIGLAEIVGLALIMPLISLLTDEGDPTSGIAGTISRITGVTDTDQLVLVLCALIFVAFVTRGFLTLVFRWWALGFLHRNEADVTVRLVDGYLHAPYAFHLQRNSAELLRTLQSAVEATYLHVVGGVFTLSTELAALLGVLVVLVAYEPLAAAGALVYFGGVAALYQRLLRRRTRRLGADYAELSRELFQEVQQGLGGVRELQVRNRQEHVVRRVRVNRDRSAETRRQIRFLADFPKHYVEIAFLLGVAVLSALIVAGNDRATAVPALGLFVAAAFRAVPSMVRLNVAVSSVRHGRPSLRLVVDDLRTVAPWLPAARPAGSTVVPEPTPLRDGIDVEHLSFTYDGADRPALDDVSLHIGPGEMVGLVGPSGAGKSTLVDLILGLHTPDTGTVVVDGRPIGDDLPAWQRRVGLVPQDVYVLDASLRENVAFGYEPDEIDDEQVRDAVQLAQLGDLLASMPDGLDTLLGERGARLSGGERQRIGIARALYSRPSLLVFDEATSSLDTATEARITGTLAALRGQLAMVVIAHRLTTVQGCDRLLFLRDGHLEATGAFEEVRAANPAFAELVRLAGIAPA, encoded by the coding sequence GTGGCCGTCGCGGTGGGGTCGGCGATGATCGGCCTGGCCGAGATCGTGGGCCTCGCGCTGATCATGCCCCTCATCTCGCTCCTGACCGACGAGGGCGACCCCACCAGCGGCATCGCCGGCACCATCTCCCGGATCACCGGGGTCACCGACACCGACCAGCTCGTCCTGGTGCTGTGCGCGCTGATCTTCGTGGCCTTCGTGACCCGGGGCTTCCTCACCCTGGTCTTCCGGTGGTGGGCGCTGGGCTTCCTGCACCGCAACGAGGCCGACGTCACCGTCCGCCTGGTCGACGGCTACCTCCACGCCCCCTACGCCTTCCACCTGCAGCGCAACTCCGCCGAGCTGCTCCGCACCCTGCAGAGCGCCGTCGAGGCCACCTACCTCCACGTGGTCGGGGGCGTCTTCACGCTGAGCACCGAGCTCGCTGCGCTGCTCGGCGTGCTCGTGGTGCTCGTCGCCTACGAGCCACTCGCCGCGGCCGGCGCGCTGGTCTACTTCGGCGGGGTCGCCGCCCTCTACCAGCGCCTGCTGCGCCGAAGGACGCGCCGCCTGGGAGCCGACTACGCCGAGCTCAGCCGCGAGCTGTTCCAGGAGGTGCAGCAGGGCCTGGGCGGCGTGCGCGAGCTGCAGGTGCGCAACCGCCAGGAGCACGTCGTGCGGCGGGTCCGCGTGAACCGCGACCGCTCGGCCGAGACCCGACGACAGATCCGCTTCCTGGCCGACTTCCCCAAGCACTACGTGGAGATCGCCTTCCTCCTCGGGGTCGCCGTGCTCTCGGCGCTGATCGTGGCCGGCAACGACCGGGCCACCGCCGTGCCGGCCCTCGGCCTGTTCGTCGCGGCCGCGTTCCGCGCCGTGCCCAGCATGGTTCGCCTCAACGTGGCCGTCTCGAGCGTCCGACACGGGCGGCCGTCGCTGCGCCTCGTGGTGGACGACCTGCGCACCGTCGCCCCGTGGCTCCCCGCCGCCCGGCCGGCCGGCTCGACCGTCGTCCCCGAGCCGACGCCGCTGCGCGACGGGATCGACGTCGAGCACCTGTCGTTCACCTACGACGGGGCCGACCGCCCGGCCCTCGACGACGTGAGCCTGCACATCGGCCCCGGCGAGATGGTGGGGCTGGTCGGGCCGTCCGGGGCCGGCAAGAGCACCCTCGTCGACCTGATCCTGGGCCTGCACACACCCGACACGGGCACCGTGGTCGTCGACGGTCGACCCATCGGCGACGACCTCCCGGCCTGGCAGCGGCGCGTCGGCCTGGTGCCCCAGGACGTGTACGTGCTCGACGCCAGCCTCCGCGAGAACGTGGCCTTCGGGTACGAGCCCGACGAGATCGACGACGAGCAGGTGCGCGACGCGGTGCAGCTCGCCCAGCTCGGCGACCTGCTGGCGTCCATGCCCGACGGCCTCGACACCCTGCTCGGCGAGCGGGGCGCGCGCCTCTCGGGCGGCGAGCGCCAACGCATCGGCATCGCCCGCGCCCTCTACTCGCGTCCCTCCCTGCTCGTGTTCGACGAGGCCACCTCGTCGCTCGACACCGCCACCGAGGCCCGCATCACCGGCACCCTCGCCGCGCTCCGCGGCCAGCTGGCCATGGTGGTGATCGCCCACCGGCTCACCACCGTGCAGGGCTGCGATCGCCTCCTGTTCCTCCGCGACGGGCACCTCGAGGCCACCGGCGCCTTCGAGGAGGTCCGGGCCGCCAACCCGGCCTTCGCCGAGCTCGTCCGGCTCGCCGGCATCGCTCCCGCCTAG